A DNA window from Alligator mississippiensis isolate rAllMis1 chromosome 11, rAllMis1, whole genome shotgun sequence contains the following coding sequences:
- the LOC132244187 gene encoding uncharacterized protein LOC132244187 yields the protein MDRLRQVLRRRSAKVLSMGEESSREPGQEERGPTCRDEEGPIRARSWLCPICCRSKLAAPSGRGKEGKKSATSKSRWRWPWVRLGRREPAASQLPAPEEPCSSPPGSWGSLEPGPAAPQQEAAPCRAGDEGPAALGQELSQAHSSPCLSRSSSWDDWHTSQESGSTSTSSSSSSSSDSEKSQEAQSTSTSMSSSSSSEDSDSSEESNTTSSTSSSSSEDSSSSLESGTSPAPGATCTVIPSPAGEELEEEEEEEEEEEEDGRSPEEAALLLVKKHLQDPGEMLDGKDRQRFLLAIISLTIAADQSREVAVELEDLKAAVLERIVDLMETISVEGDRKHILAYSIDAIRCLSDPKLSLEPALESRLLRAAVEKSFLAIGRETHRNQVVQRLYEEYLEGLLCCVLSSAPSLGKLYSIWEHFTSWTEAPDAQHRALGMKIMTGAIAFAVQLLPQFEGSSDILEVGDMAARLGLSINDPEETISCKARACMYLLAQILLHQRGQDMRGAEELRCKRQNDQSQVQKYRDLARVGEGLRKILLEEQRRAFLQRALHAVRNGPMHISQAGLVFLYAILGEAGRLMGHKEKEIPIRVLNKVFIITYLKELPKDLQGHSLLVTSSSAIASLQPPTLAPAATPADHLNPDSTSMREDDLPNLTGSPMATEKSCNSAEATTHVTD from the exons atggacaggctgcggCAGGTGCTCAGGAGGAGGTCGGCCAAGGTGCTCTccatgggagaggagagcagcagggagcctgggcaggaggagcggGGCCCCACCTGCCGTGATGAGGAGGGGCCCATCAGGGCAAGGAGCTGGctgtgccccatctgctgccGAAGTAAACTGGCAGCTCCCagcggcaggggaaaggagggaaagaaatcagCCACCTCCAAGTCCAGATGGAGGTGGCCATGGgtgcgcctgggcaggcgggagccagCGGCATCACAGCTCCCGGCACCTGAAGAGCCGTGCAGCTCCCCTCCTGGGTcatggggcagcctggagcccggccctgcagccccgcagcaggaggcagccccgtGCCGAGCCGGGGACGAgggcccagctgccctggggcaggagctgagccaggcccacagcagcccctgcctgagccgcAGCTCCTCCTGGGATGACTGGCACACGTCCCAGGAGTCCGGGagcaccagcaccagctcctcctcctcctcctcctcggactCTGAAAAGTCCCAAGAGGCCCAAAGCACCAGCACGAGcatgagcagcagctcctcctcggagGACAGCGATAGCTCGGAGGAGTCCAACACCACCAGTTcgaccagcagctcctcctcggagGACTCCAGTAGCTCCCTGGAGTCTGGGACCAGCCCGGCCCCCGGTGCCACCTGCACAG tgattcccagcccagccggcgaggagctggaggaagaggaggaggaagaggaggaggaggaggaagatggaaggtccccggaagaagctgccctcctccttgtgaagaaacacctgCAGGACCCCGGGGAG atgctggacgggaaggacaggcagcgcttcctgctggccatcatcaGCCTGACCATCGCCGCGGACCAGAGCAGAGAggtggctgtggagctggaggaCCTGAAAGCGGCCGTGCTGGAGAGGATCGTG GACCTGATGGAGACCATCTCAGTGGAGGGCGACCGAAAACACATCCTGGCGTACAGCATAGACGCCATCCgctgcctcag cGACCCGAAgctcagcctggagccagcgctgGAGTCGCGCCTCCTGCGGGCCGCCGTGGAGAAGAGCTTCCTGGCCATAGGGCGTGAAACCCATCGAAACCAG GTCGTGCAGCGACTGTACGAGGAGTACCTGGAGGGCCTGCTGTGCTGCGTCTTGTCCagcgcccccagcctgggcaagctctactccatctgggag cactttACATCGTGGACTGAGGCGCCGGATGCCCAGCACCGTGCACTGGGCATGAAGATCATGACCGGCGCCATTGCCTttgctgtgcagctcctcccacaatttgag GGCTCCTCTGACATactggaggtgggggacatggcagcCCGCCTGGGTCTGTCCATCAACGACCCGGAGGAGACCAtcagctgcaaggccagggcgTGCATGTATTTGCTGGCTCAAATCCTCCTTCATCAGAGGG GCCAAGACATGCGAGGGGCAGAGGAGCTGCGGTGCAAGCGCCAGAACGATCAGAGCCAGGTCCAGAAGTACAGGGACCTGGCGAGAGTGGGAGAG GGGCTGAGAAAGAtcttgctggaggagcaaagGAGAGCTTTCCTGCAGAGGGCCCTTCATGCAGTTCGCAATGGACCGATGCAcatcagccaagctgggctggttTTCCTGTATGCAATCTTGGGGGAAGCCGGCCGCTTGATGGGGCACAAG gagaaagaaatccCCATCAGGGTCCTGAATAAGGTCTTCATTATCACCTACCTGAAGGAGCTGCCTAAAGATCTGcaagggcacagcctgctggtcaCCTCCTCCAGCGCCATCGCCTCTCTCCAGCCGCCCACACTTGCTCCTGCAG CAACACCTGCAGACCACCTCAACCCTGACAGCACCTCCATGAGAGAAGATGACCTCCCCAACCTCACCGGGAGCCCgatggctacagagaaaagctgcaACAGCGCTGAAGCCACCACACACGTCACCGACTGA